A stretch of Vigna angularis cultivar LongXiaoDou No.4 chromosome 4, ASM1680809v1, whole genome shotgun sequence DNA encodes these proteins:
- the LOC108331188 gene encoding protein NUCLEAR FUSION DEFECTIVE 4, whose product MVRVHEKVKEFVRHRWVVFVCAMWDMSFAGTSYMFGSISPVIKSSMGFNQKQVAFLSVAKDLGDNVGLLAGKFSQLYPISTLILIGVFQNVLGYGLVWLVVTHRLPALPLWLLCILIFVGQNGSTYYNTAALVSSVQSFPESRGHVVGILKGFVGLSGAIWTQIIAMMNLPDQASLIFIIAVGPAMVSLALIFIIKPVHTYQQSRASDESGFMFIYSICLLLAAYMTGVLLLENMLHLDQTIISMFALILIILILLPITVPILLVFFSGPQSADQEALLEPPLLQATKSKNVIGESSSTARVTKHVENEKSIPPNLEVLPLSEGPRDMFQIQARLWQALTNALRKIKLKNGPRRGEDFTLSQAMAQADFWVMFFSLVMGAGSGLTIINNMGQICQSLGDNNVNVYVSVISISNFLGRVGGGYFSEVIVRNFGYPRLIALAVIQAMMSLGLFYYVVGLVGQVYVVGILNGFGYGAHWSIALAAASELFGVKNFGTLYNFLTMASPAGSLFLSGFVASTIYDYYAEQQSKHRMMQTFEASNLAISYHVIANNSEVLLCEGNICFSLTCGILALVCLFAASLSLVIAHRTRRFYAQLYEESRR is encoded by the exons ATGGTGAGGGTGCATGAGAAAGTGAAGGAGTTTGTGAGGCACAGATGGGTGGTGTTTGTGTGCGCGATGTGGGACATGTCATTCGCAGGCACCTCGTACATGTTCGGGAGCATATCGCCGGTGATAAAGAGCAGCATGGGTTTCAATCAGAAGCAGGTGGCGTTCTTGAGCGTGGCCAAGGATTTGGGTGACAACGTTGGTCTTCTTGCCGGCAAATTCAGCCAGCTCTACCCCATTTCCACTCTCATTCTTATTGGAGTCTTCCAGAATGTTCTTGGTTATGGCCTCGTTTGGCTCGTCGTCACGCATCGCCTTCCCGCTTTACCTCTTTGGCTG CTATGTATTCTAATCTTTGTGGGACAAAATGGATCAACGTATTACAACACAGCTGCACTGGTTTCCAGCGTGCAAAGTTTCCCCGAGAGCAGAGGCCACGTGGTGGGGATTTTGAAGGGCTTCGTTGGCCTAAGCGGTGCAATCTGGACTCAAATCATAGCCATGATGAATCTCCCTGATCAAGCCTCTCTCATTTTCATCATTGCAGTTGGACCTGCAATGGTTTCATTAGCCCTGATCTTCATCATCAAACCCGTTCACACTTATCAACAATCTAGAGCCTCTGATGAATCAGGTTTCATGTTCATCTACAGCATTTGCCTTCTCTTGGCTGCTTACATGACGGGAGTTTTGTTGCTAGAAAACATGCTTCATTTGGACCAAACCATCATCTCAATGTTTGCACTCATTCTCATCATTCTCATATTGCTTCCAATCACAGTTCCCATTCTATTGGTTTTCTTCTCTGGACCCCAGAGTGCTGACCAAGAAGCCCTCTTGGAACCACCACTGCTACAAGCGACAAAGTCTAAGAATGTGATTGGGGAGAGTAGTAGTACTGCCAGAGTAACCAAACACGTTGAAAATGAGAAGAGCATTCCCCCGAACCTAGAGGTGCTTCCTCTGTCCGAAGGGCCAAGGGACATGTTTCAGATTCAAGCTAGGCTTTGGCAAGCTCTGACCAACGCTTTGAGGAAAATCAAGCTAAAAAATGGGCCCCGTAGAGGAGAGGATTTCACCTTGTCACAAGCAATGGCCCAGGCTGACTTTTGGGTGATGTTTTTCTCTCTAGTCATGGGCGCTGGGTCGGGCTTGACAATCATAAATAACATGGGCCAGATATGTCAATCATTGGGAGACAACAACGTAAATGTCTATGTCTCAGTTATCAGCATATCCAACTTCCTTGGTCGTGTTGGTGGTGGCTACTTCTCAGAGGTTATAGTAAG AAATTTTGGGTATCCGAGACTTATAGCATTGGCAGTGATTCAAGCGATGATGTCTTTGGGACTCTTCTACTACGTGGTGGGATTGGTTGGACAAGTTTACGTGGTGGGGATATTGAACGGCTTTGGGTACGGTGCTCACTGGTCAATTGCTCTAGCAGCAGCATCAGAACTATTTGGCGTGAAAAACTTTGGAACTTTGTACAATTTTCTGACTATGGCTAGCCCAGCAGGGTCTCTCTTCTTGTCTGGATTTGTGGCAAGCACAATATATGACTACTATGCAGAGCAACAGTCAAAGCACCGAATGATGCAAACTTTTGAAGCCTCCAACTTGGCAATTTCTTACCACGTCATAGCAAATAACAGTGAGGTGCTTCTTTGCGAGGGAAACATTTGCTTCTCCCTCACTTGTGGAATATTGGCACTGGTTTGCTTGTTTGCAGCTTCTTTGAGCTTGGTCATCGCTCACAGAACAAGAAGGTTCTATGCACAACTTTATGAGGAGTCTCGAAGGTAA
- the LOC108331181 gene encoding thylakoid lumenal 17.9 kDa protein, chloroplastic, whose protein sequence is MILMSVLPLLAVPKLKTQTQTPNLALGDRVLPNLISLALAATLASPFPSHAIPSLTSQSPPLSLTTPFSQSKNLELGLENGKIRPCPSINPGCISTNPKSSSFSFPWLIPANSLDDAIQKLREAILKTQKNVKFQPVEDTPDGQYLEAEVDGGFGRDVVEFLVKGDVVAYRCVAMKVTYVYPFTTALGDSKGQEARLKQINDQLGWYAPSFDSME, encoded by the exons ATGATTCTGATGAgtgttcttcctcttcttgctGTTCCTAAACTGAAAACTCAGACTCAAACTCCAAACCTTGCACTTGGAGATAGGGTCCTACCTAATCTCATCTCTTTGGCCCTTGCAGCAACCTTAGCCTCTCCTTTTCCTTCTCATGCAATCCCATCTCTCACTTCTCAATCCCCTCCACTCTCCCTCACCACTCCTTTCTCTCAATCCAAGAACTTGGAACTTGGACTAGAAAATGG AAAAATTAGACCTTGTCCATCAATCAATCCTGGTTGCATATCAACAAATCCAAAGTCATCATCTTTTTCGTTTCCTTGGCTGATTCCTGCAAATTCCTTGGATGATGCTATTCAG AAACTACGTGAAGCAATCCTAAAGACCCAGAAAAATGTGAAGTTCCAGCCTGTGGAAGATACCCCAGATGGTCAATATCTAGAGGCTGAAGTTGATGGAGGATTTGGTAGAGATGTTGTTGAGTTTCTGGTGAAAGGTGATGTGGTTGCTTACAGATGTGTGGCAATGAAAGTAACTTATGTGTACCCTTTCACTACTGCATTGGGAGATTCAAAGGGTCAAGAAGCAAGACTGAAACAAATTAATGATCAATTGGGATGGTATGCTCCAAGTTTTGATTCCATGGAATAG